The following proteins are co-located in the Microcystis wesenbergii NRERC-220 genome:
- a CDS encoding helix-turn-helix domain-containing protein has product MSEEQFELVQGSGNVYRDFGDVDADVRQAKALLAAEIIKVLEKEDLSTRDAQVRTGINHSEFVQIRRANLGRFTIDRLISILGRLNQQVEITITTHPRTTDSSPMAS; this is encoded by the coding sequence ATGAGTGAAGAACAATTTGAACTGGTACAAGGTAGCGGGAATGTGTACCGCGATTTTGGCGATGTAGATGCGGACGTGCGACAAGCGAAAGCACTGCTTGCTGCTGAAATTATCAAGGTTCTGGAGAAGGAAGACTTATCAACCCGCGATGCTCAAGTGCGAACTGGAATTAATCACAGTGAATTTGTCCAGATTCGCCGTGCTAATTTGGGACGCTTTACTATTGACCGTTTGATCTCAATTTTGGGTCGTCTCAATCAACAGGTTGAAATTACTATTACGACCCATCCAAGAACCACTGATTCTTCACCAATGGCATCCTAA
- a CDS encoding type II toxin-antitoxin system RelE/ParE family toxin codes for MGLDRWYQLYHHKRMRNTRPISWIKAARKDFQKFPKEAQEIVLDALTIAAEGAKSSLTKPFKGMGSGVFEIALPFKGDAYRTIYAVQLGEAIWVIHAFQKKSPKGIKTPQQEVEVIKARLKRLKEELS; via the coding sequence ATGGGGCTTGACCGGTGGTATCAGTTATATCACCATAAGCGAATGCGTAATACCCGTCCTATATCTTGGATTAAAGCGGCACGGAAAGATTTTCAAAAGTTTCCCAAGGAAGCCCAAGAAATTGTACTTGACGCTTTAACTATTGCAGCAGAAGGGGCAAAATCATCCCTAACCAAGCCTTTTAAGGGGATGGGTTCTGGTGTGTTCGAGATTGCTCTACCTTTCAAGGGGGATGCCTATCGAACTATCTATGCTGTCCAGTTAGGTGAGGCTATCTGGGTGATTCATGCCTTCCAGAAAAAATCCCCAAAAGGGATCAAAACACCACAGCAAGAAGTCGAAGTTATCAAAGCACGGCTCAAGCGATTGAAGGAGGAACTCTCATGA
- the wecB gene encoding non-hydrolyzing UDP-N-acetylglucosamine 2-epimerase gives MSKSICITLGTRPEAIKLAPVIRAFQESEQFKTHVILTGQHKEMVAQVMELFALKADENLDIMQTRQTLTDITCRSLRGLETVFERIKPDLIIVQGDTTTAFAAALAAFYQQIPIAHVEAGLRTNDIYNPYPEEANRRLISQLTNLHFAPTTLAVENLQKSGVTGNIHHTGNTVIDALLTVAKTAPECQIAGLNWSDYRVLLATVHRRENWGEPLQYIIKGFTLLLEKYADTALLLPLHRNPTVREPIQSALGNHPRVFLTEPLDYAELVGAIQRCYLLLTDSGGIQEEAPSLGKPVLVLRETTERPEAVQAGTAKLIGTNPEQILAAAGELLRDKIAYDRMANAINPFGDGQASQRILQIVQDFLA, from the coding sequence ATGTCGAAATCAATTTGTATTACTCTTGGAACTCGTCCCGAAGCGATTAAATTAGCTCCCGTTATTCGTGCTTTTCAAGAATCGGAACAGTTTAAAACCCATGTTATTCTGACGGGACAGCATAAAGAAATGGTAGCGCAGGTGATGGAATTATTTGCTTTAAAAGCAGACGAAAATCTTGATATTATGCAAACTCGTCAAACTTTAACTGATATTACTTGCCGCAGTTTACGGGGTTTAGAAACAGTTTTTGAGCGCATAAAACCAGATTTAATTATTGTGCAAGGTGATACTACTACTGCTTTTGCTGCTGCTTTAGCGGCTTTTTATCAACAAATTCCTATCGCCCATGTGGAAGCAGGATTAAGAACTAATGATATCTATAATCCCTATCCCGAAGAAGCTAATCGTCGCCTAATTTCTCAACTGACTAACCTACATTTTGCTCCCACTACTTTAGCCGTGGAAAATTTACAAAAATCTGGGGTGACAGGAAATATTCACCACACCGGCAACACGGTTATTGATGCTTTATTAACCGTAGCCAAAACCGCACCAGAATGTCAAATTGCTGGCTTAAATTGGTCAGATTATCGGGTTTTATTAGCCACGGTTCACCGCCGGGAAAATTGGGGCGAACCCTTACAGTATATTATCAAAGGATTCACTTTGTTGTTAGAAAAATATGCCGATACAGCCCTATTATTACCCCTGCATCGCAATCCCACCGTCCGAGAACCAATACAGTCCGCTTTGGGCAATCATCCCAGGGTATTTTTAACCGAACCTCTCGATTATGCCGAGTTAGTGGGGGCGATTCAACGCTGTTATTTATTATTAACTGATTCCGGGGGCATTCAAGAAGAAGCCCCCAGTTTAGGAAAACCAGTTTTAGTATTGCGAGAAACCACAGAAAGACCGGAAGCAGTACAAGCGGGAACAGCGAAATTAATTGGTACTAATCCAGAGCAAATTTTAGCCGCAGCGGGAGAATTATTAAGGGATAAAATCGCCTATGATCGTATGGCTAATGCAATTAATCCTTTTGGAGATGGACAAGCATCCCAAAGAATCCTCCAAATCGTCCAAGATTTTTTGGCTTAA
- a CDS encoding MlaD family protein, translating to MQSSRALREGRLGLFALGGLLVFGALAIWVRGGGFGQRTYQLIFEFADVEGLQVGAPVRFRGVRVGRITSFIPGSNQVEVIAEIASANLVMPRKVTVTTNLSGLIGEAAIDITPLVSLSAEAKNLDPLSPDCDQQLILCNNTRLQGTTGTQLMSSVGRLVDTFTSPEFVGNLNDVTKNTAIAAKKIARLSDDTSQTIRNAQRELSRLSLELAATSRSVSNTANNASRFVNTLDSTVQENRSQISRTFQQSSQLVANLNGVLSENRGQIVNTLDHINQASLGIGSLANNLNNTALRLNASLDEIDTKQVMQNIETILNNAVETSNNLREITKTINDPATIVLLQKTLESARVTFENTQKITSDIDELIGDPQFRENLRRLIDGLSNLLSSGEQLEYNLRIAQTLDTMTQELAKQKVLTISRPPLNPKQMQLYPQFIVQQPPTSEK from the coding sequence ATGCAGAGTTCGCGAGCTTTACGGGAAGGAAGACTAGGTTTGTTTGCCCTAGGCGGATTATTAGTCTTTGGGGCGCTCGCTATCTGGGTTCGCGGGGGGGGATTTGGTCAAAGAACTTATCAATTAATCTTCGAGTTTGCCGATGTGGAAGGGTTACAAGTCGGGGCGCCGGTGCGTTTTCGCGGGGTGAGAGTGGGAAGAATTACGAGTTTTATCCCGGGAAGCAATCAAGTGGAAGTTATTGCCGAAATCGCTTCTGCTAATTTAGTTATGCCTAGGAAGGTAACTGTTACTACCAATCTTTCCGGATTAATTGGGGAGGCAGCCATCGATATCACTCCCTTAGTTTCTTTAAGTGCTGAGGCCAAAAATCTCGACCCTCTGAGTCCCGACTGTGATCAACAGTTAATTCTCTGTAATAATACTCGTTTACAGGGGACAACAGGAACACAATTAATGTCTAGTGTTGGTCGTTTAGTGGATACTTTTACCAGTCCTGAATTTGTGGGTAATCTCAATGATGTCACCAAAAATACCGCTATAGCGGCCAAAAAAATCGCCCGTTTATCCGATGATACCTCCCAGACTATCCGTAATGCCCAAAGAGAACTCTCTCGTCTATCTTTGGAATTAGCTGCCACCAGTCGCTCAGTCAGTAATACGGCTAATAATGCCTCCCGTTTTGTCAATACTTTAGATAGTACCGTTCAGGAAAATCGCAGTCAAATTAGCAGAACTTTTCAACAATCTTCCCAATTAGTCGCTAATCTCAATGGTGTTCTCAGCGAAAATCGCGGACAAATCGTTAATACTCTCGATCATATTAATCAAGCTAGTTTAGGTATTGGTAGTCTCGCTAATAATCTCAATAATACCGCCTTGAGGTTGAATGCCAGTTTAGATGAAATTGATACTAAACAAGTCATGCAAAATATCGAGACTATTTTGAATAATGCGGTGGAAACATCGAATAATTTACGAGAAATTACTAAAACTATTAACGATCCTGCTACAATTGTCCTATTGCAAAAAACTCTCGAATCCGCTAGGGTGACTTTTGAAAATACTCAAAAAATCACCTCGGATATCGATGAGTTAATCGGTGATCCCCAATTTCGCGAGAATTTAAGACGTTTAATTGATGGCTTAAGTAATCTGCTTTCTTCCGGGGAACAATTAGAATATAATTTGCGTATCGCTCAAACTTTAGATACCATGACTCAAGAGTTAGCTAAACAAAAAGTTTTGACCATCTCTCGACCTCCTTTAAATCCGAAGCAAATGCAACTCTATCCCCAATTTATCGTTCAACAACCCCCCACGAGTGAAAAATGA
- the secF gene encoding protein translocase subunit SecF produces MAFNVTKQRNFWWTVSALLTIGSILAMVISWFTIQAPLRPSLDFVGGTRIQIELACAKKNTCEKLLTTAEVQGILDEEGLGNSSVQVLDKYTLSVRTKTLAEEQRTKLLDTLNQKIGAFDPETGQIDTVGPTIGQELFRSGFLALLVSFFGIAVYLSFRFQRDYAFFAIVALLHDVLITLGVFAVLGLIAGVEVDSLFLVSLLTIVGFSVNDTVVIYDRVRENFANTPELSVDEIVDNAVSQTLTRSINTTLTTLLPLVAIFLFGGTTLKYFALALIIGFVAGAYSSIFIASTLLAWWRGRSHRPTLNYS; encoded by the coding sequence ATGGCATTTAACGTTACAAAACAGCGTAATTTTTGGTGGACAGTCTCGGCCTTGCTGACGATTGGTAGTATTTTGGCCATGGTGATTTCTTGGTTCACTATTCAAGCACCTTTGCGACCGAGTTTAGATTTTGTTGGTGGTACGAGAATTCAGATAGAATTAGCCTGTGCCAAAAAGAATACCTGTGAGAAACTCTTAACTACTGCCGAAGTGCAAGGGATTTTAGACGAGGAGGGATTGGGTAACAGTAGTGTGCAGGTGTTGGATAAATATACTTTATCGGTGCGGACGAAAACCCTGGCAGAAGAACAGAGAACGAAATTACTCGACACCTTAAACCAGAAAATCGGGGCCTTTGACCCCGAAACCGGTCAAATCGATACGGTCGGACCCACCATCGGTCAAGAATTATTTCGGTCGGGATTTTTAGCTTTATTAGTGTCATTTTTTGGCATTGCTGTCTATCTAAGCTTCCGTTTTCAACGGGATTACGCTTTTTTTGCCATTGTCGCCCTGCTGCACGACGTTTTGATCACTTTAGGGGTCTTTGCGGTTTTAGGCTTAATTGCGGGGGTAGAAGTGGATAGTTTATTTTTGGTTTCCCTCTTGACAATTGTGGGCTTTTCTGTTAATGACACAGTGGTAATTTATGATCGCGTGCGGGAAAATTTTGCTAATACCCCCGAATTATCCGTGGATGAAATTGTCGATAATGCGGTGAGTCAAACCCTAACTCGTTCAATTAATACCACCCTGACTACTTTATTGCCTCTGGTGGCGATTTTTCTCTTTGGTGGCACGACTTTAAAATATTTTGCCCTAGCTTTAATTATTGGTTTCGTAGCCGGGGCCTATTCGAGTATTTTTATCGCTAGTACCCTACTAGCTTGGTGGCGCGGTCGTTCCCATCGACCCACACTCAATTACAGTTAG
- a CDS encoding crossover junction endodeoxyribonuclease RuvC, producing MTTWLGIDPGLAIVGWAILRDNSELMPVLVDYGTIETSKNLSTAQRLIEIERDLKELIAEYKPGEIAVEMPFFNRQIKAAGGVLQALGIINLVSCRDGGIEPIFLHQASWKCHLGHGRATKAEVAEQIKYLFGLTKMPINDAVDAIAIAYAAFSGVRNQIS from the coding sequence ATGACTACTTGGTTGGGTATCGACCCCGGATTAGCGATTGTCGGTTGGGCTATTCTCCGGGATAATAGTGAGTTAATGCCGGTTTTAGTCGATTACGGCACGATCGAAACTTCTAAAAATCTTTCTACTGCCCAGCGTTTGATCGAAATTGAACGGGATTTAAAGGAGTTAATCGCAGAATATAAACCGGGGGAAATTGCCGTGGAAATGCCCTTTTTTAACCGGCAAATCAAGGCAGCCGGTGGAGTCCTGCAAGCATTGGGAATTATCAATCTAGTTAGCTGTCGCGATGGGGGAATTGAACCGATTTTCCTCCATCAAGCTAGTTGGAAATGTCATCTGGGCCATGGTAGGGCCACTAAAGCTGAGGTGGCCGAACAAATTAAGTATTTATTCGGATTGACAAAAATGCCTATTAATGATGCTGTAGATGCTATAGCGATCGCATACGCTGCTTTCAGTGGCGTTCGCAATCAAATCTCTTGA
- a CDS encoding ABC transporter ATP-binding protein, whose translation MKEPLIELRGVSKRFGDNVILDGLDLTIYRGEALVIIGPSGTGKSTVLRVIAGLTGINAGEIRIKGQLRQGLLEDGREAMRTSLVFQQTALFDSLTVGENVGFYLYEQTNLKKARIRELVEESLEMVGLQGISDLYPSELSGGMRKRVAFARAIITNPDNPADNPELLLYDEPTAGLDPIASTIIEDLVRTLHEKSGSANSYVMVSHQQSTIRRTADRVVFLYQGKVQWQGLVADIDRTDHPMIRQFFSASIEGPIRTIV comes from the coding sequence ATGAAAGAACCGTTAATTGAATTGAGAGGAGTATCGAAAAGATTCGGGGATAATGTTATTCTCGACGGATTAGATTTAACCATTTATCGAGGGGAGGCCCTGGTAATTATCGGGCCGTCAGGAACGGGAAAATCGACGGTTTTACGAGTAATTGCGGGATTAACGGGGATAAATGCGGGAGAAATTCGTATTAAAGGCCAATTGCGTCAGGGATTGCTAGAAGATGGTCGAGAAGCGATGCGAACTTCCTTAGTTTTTCAACAAACGGCCCTGTTTGATTCTCTCACCGTCGGGGAAAATGTCGGTTTTTATCTTTATGAACAAACTAATTTAAAAAAAGCCAGAATTAGGGAATTAGTGGAAGAAAGCCTGGAAATGGTCGGTTTACAGGGAATTAGTGACCTTTATCCCTCGGAACTATCGGGGGGAATGCGTAAACGGGTGGCTTTTGCCCGCGCTATTATCACTAATCCCGATAATCCGGCCGATAATCCTGAATTACTGCTGTATGATGAACCTACCGCCGGATTAGACCCGATAGCTTCCACAATTATCGAGGATCTAGTGCGGACTCTCCATGAAAAATCGGGGTCTGCGAATAGTTATGTGATGGTTTCTCACCAACAAAGTACCATCCGACGCACCGCCGATCGAGTAGTATTTCTCTATCAGGGAAAAGTGCAATGGCAGGGATTAGTGGCAGATATCGATCGTACCGATCATCCCATGATTCGGCAATTTTTTAGTGCCAGCATTGAAGGCCCGATTAGGACAATCGTTTAA
- a CDS encoding IS4 family transposase — MNQYNALKQALKPHLRWHGARLSFLALFLLALLKVKTVNLKELALGFEGRVLVESHYKRLQRFFGDFEIDYPEIARIVVQWLNIPQPWVLSIDRTNWSFGSHHYNILTVGIVHEGVAIPILWWMLKKKKGNSNSDERMRFIEEMLKIFPSAEIRCLCGDREFIGLAWLRYLLLEPMLAFCLRIRATDKIEYNGKRLAAKVIFAHLAIGESQRLQGSCLIWGYPVSVEALRLPDNSLLIVIGQPDCLGLIQDYAQRWGIETLFGIFKTRGFCLESTHFTDPKRLRKLLALLTLALVWSLKTGLEIHHLNPIPIKKHGRRAKSLFRLGLDHLRHLILNPSLPNFSLFLQSLHFLSCT, encoded by the coding sequence ATGAACCAGTATAATGCGTTGAAACAAGCTCTCAAACCTCATTTGCGATGGCACGGAGCAAGACTCTCTTTCCTCGCTCTATTCTTACTGGCTCTGTTGAAAGTAAAAACCGTCAACCTCAAGGAATTAGCCCTAGGTTTTGAAGGTCGGGTATTGGTAGAGTCCCATTACAAACGATTACAACGCTTTTTTGGGGACTTCGAGATAGATTACCCTGAAATAGCTCGCATTGTAGTCCAGTGGCTCAATATCCCTCAACCCTGGGTATTGAGTATTGACCGCACCAATTGGTCATTTGGTAGTCATCACTACAACATCCTCACAGTCGGCATTGTCCATGAAGGGGTAGCTATTCCCATTCTCTGGTGGATGCTCAAGAAGAAAAAAGGCAACTCAAACAGCGATGAACGGATGCGTTTTATTGAGGAGATGCTGAAGATTTTTCCTTCTGCGGAGATTCGTTGCTTGTGTGGAGACCGTGAGTTTATTGGGCTGGCGTGGCTGAGGTATCTTTTGCTTGAACCGATGCTGGCTTTCTGTTTAAGAATTCGGGCGACAGACAAGATTGAGTACAATGGCAAGCGGTTGGCCGCCAAGGTTATTTTTGCCCATCTTGCCATTGGTGAATCTCAACGTCTGCAGGGGAGTTGTCTAATTTGGGGTTATCCCGTTTCTGTAGAGGCTCTTCGCTTACCCGATAATTCTTTGCTCATCGTCATTGGACAGCCCGATTGTCTGGGTCTGATTCAGGATTATGCCCAACGTTGGGGTATTGAAACTCTTTTTGGCATCTTTAAGACCCGTGGGTTTTGTCTAGAATCTACTCACTTTACTGACCCAAAACGTCTGCGTAAGCTTTTAGCCTTACTGACTTTAGCTTTGGTCTGGTCTCTCAAGACAGGATTGGAGATACATCATCTTAATCCAATTCCTATCAAGAAACATGGTCGCCGAGCAAAAAGCCTCTTTCGGCTAGGTTTAGACCACCTTCGTCATCTTATTCTCAATCCTTCATTACCTAACTTTTCTCTTTTTCTCCAGTCCTTACATTTTTTGTCCTGTACTTAG